A window of the Henckelia pumila isolate YLH828 chromosome 3, ASM3356847v2, whole genome shotgun sequence genome harbors these coding sequences:
- the LOC140892666 gene encoding GDSL esterase/lipase At5g03820-like, with amino-acid sequence MGFLSYMLCAILVVSSLVHGDLLVPALCIFGDSVVDAGNNNNLPTLIKANFLPYGRDFVMQEPTGRFCNGKLAADFTAEFLGFSSYPPAYLSEVAKGSNILNGVNFASAASGYYDNTAQLYQTMTLSQQLANYKEWQRNVVNLVGTDKANDTFSKGIHLLSAGTSDFIQNYYINPILNIVYTTDQFSNKLMNYYSSFIQNLYHLGARRIGVTSLPPTGCLPAAITLFGLGSNQCVTRLNQDAVSFNNKLNITSQNLKARLPGLKLVVFDIYNPLMDIIAKPTDSGFFDARKACCGTGTIETSFLCNERSIGTCSNATQYLFWDGFHPSEAANQILAQSLLQQGFDLIS; translated from the exons ATGGGATTCTTGAGCTACATGTTATGTGCTATTTTGGTTGTCTCATCACTTGTTCATGGAGATCTCCTCGTTCCTGCACTGTGCATATTTGGGGATTCGGTGGTTGATGCGGGGAACAACAACAATTTGCCAACATTAATAAAGGCAAACTTTCTCCCTTATGGAAGAGATTTTGTTATGCAAGAACCTACAGGAAGGTTTTGCAATGGAAAACTCGCCGCTGATTTTACAG CTGAATTTCTaggattcagttcatatccaccAGCATACCTAAGTGAAGTAGCCAAAGGAAGCAACATTCTCAACGGTGTCAACTTTGCTTCGGCTGCTTCGGGTTATTACGACAACACAGCACAGTTATAT CAAACTATGACGTTGTCTCAGCAGCTAGCAAACTATAAAGAATGGCAGAGAAATGTGGTGAATTTGGTGGGAACGGATAAAGCTAATGATACATTCTCAAAAGGGATCCATCTATTAAGTGCAGGGACCAGTGATTTTATTCAAAACTATTATATCAATCCAATTCTCAACATTGTTTACACAACCGATCAGTTCTCAAACAAACTCATGAATTACTACTCTAGTTTCATCCAG AATTTATACCATCTGGGAGCAAGGAGAATAGGAGTTACATCTCTACCACCTACAGGATGCCTGCCAGCAGCAATTACTTTATTCGGTTTGGGAAGCAATCAGTGTGTCACAAGGCTAAATCAAGATGCCGTTTCATTCAACAATAAGTTAAACATTACATCTCAAAATTTGAAGGCCAGGCTACCAGGATTGAAACTCGTGGTCTTTGATATTTACAACCCTCTTATGGATATTATTGCAAAGCCAACAGATAGTG GTTTCTTTGATGCGAGGAAAGCTTGCTGCGGGACGGGCACAATTGAAACATCGTTCCTCTGCAATGAAAGGTCGATCGGGACATGTTCAAATGCCACGCAATATTTATTCTGGGATGGATTCCACCCTTCAGAAGCTGCTAACCAAATATTGGCCCAAAGTTTACTCCAACAAGGATTTGATCTGATCTCTTAG